From Paracoccus suum, the proteins below share one genomic window:
- a CDS encoding class I SAM-dependent methyltransferase gives MISNATLRDEIRDYWSARAPSFDAAPGHGIATPGERKAWQDLLIRHLGPGQGGRALDLACGTGEMSGLLCDLGYQVTGLDWSEPMLGIARAKAWNAGRAITFRQADAEITMEPDASHDVLLTRHLVWTLVDPAAAFAEWRRILRPGGRLLIIDGDFVSAGRAARLLNWIERRIAPGSGGSSDPDLAAQHRSILRRVHFHDGARAEVVAGMLHSAGFTKVTVDRGLGPINRMIGRHAGFLHGLKRQTQHRYAISATRPAR, from the coding sequence ATGATTTCGAATGCCACCCTGCGCGACGAGATCCGTGATTACTGGTCTGCTCGCGCCCCCAGCTTCGACGCCGCGCCCGGCCACGGCATCGCCACCCCTGGCGAGCGCAAGGCATGGCAGGACCTTCTGATCCGCCATCTGGGACCGGGCCAGGGCGGGCGCGCGCTGGACCTGGCCTGCGGGACCGGCGAGATGTCGGGGTTGCTGTGCGATCTGGGCTACCAGGTGACGGGCCTCGACTGGTCCGAACCGATGCTGGGCATCGCCCGCGCCAAGGCGTGGAACGCGGGCCGGGCGATCACCTTCCGGCAGGCCGATGCCGAAATAACGATGGAGCCTGATGCCAGCCACGACGTGCTGTTGACGAGGCACCTTGTCTGGACCTTGGTAGATCCTGCGGCGGCGTTTGCGGAATGGCGGCGCATCCTGCGGCCGGGCGGCCGGCTGCTGATCATCGACGGCGATTTCGTCTCGGCGGGACGCGCCGCGCGGTTGCTGAACTGGATCGAGCGGCGGATCGCGCCGGGGTCCGGCGGGTCATCAGATCCCGACCTCGCCGCACAGCACCGATCGATCCTCCGCCGGGTGCATTTTCATGACGGCGCCCGGGCCGAAGTAGTTGCAGGGATGCTGCATTCGGCAGGCTTCACCAAGGTTACAGTGGATCGCGGGCTGGGGCCGATCAACCGGATGATCGGCCGCCACGCCGGGTTCCTGCATGGCCTCAAGCGGCAGACACAGCACCGCTATGCGATTTCGGCTACGCGGCCGGCGCGCTAG